One Spinacia oleracea cultivar Varoflay chromosome 4, BTI_SOV_V1, whole genome shotgun sequence DNA segment encodes these proteins:
- the LOC110779135 gene encoding uncharacterized protein: protein MQEKMVLPNGSAQQSSMVRSKREYVPPLMLARGRGKRLADLYSSKTNAETNASIGKESNLPSHPANNFLPSKKRHLAHSQARTDSVILNKNDISFVDPLMVSSRRCYGPNAESHYLDEYIQFERDFVEYASDENEAENEVENEAENEVANDNEHGDEFDTRIHEDVNDNDHGDEPRENIHDNVNDNEMEISPTNTIQEDANGGGQSTTKKKADNEKRRGRNKCKKIAKLKPNEKLQIQFFNNRAVGDNHNVFAKHLGIIVRNTNMCPVKVHKWADIGDKEKEHMWAAVTDSFTNENMEAYKEHVLDHMKELWRKWRSDLLRYKIIHKKLTLKAAYNASPPDGLNKSEWQWLIKEIFSKREFKERSARNSNNRAQYLKELMPRTGSKPFRQVIWDDLGGNNGKKPSLVDVFYSTRKKGTQLPNAETTQKYEELRETMAKDPSLSQVEVVQQVFKSKSRDRVVGFGGGIKLKDVRGPQPSRVELQTKLNAANKHNEVLANRVEEVQAENNEMKERVSLVESRMKMFQDALVSQLNVTIPTSQAGSEMQE from the exons ATGCAGGAGAAAATGGTTCTTCCCAATGGGTCTGCACAACAATCTTCTATGGTAAGATCTAAACGCGAGTACGTACCACCTCTTATGCTGGCAAGGGGTCGTGGTAAGAGGTTAGCTGATTTGTATTCTTCCAAAACAAATGCTGAAACCAATGCCTCCATTGGAAAGGAGAGTAACCTCCCTAGTCATCCTGCTAACAATTTTTTACCATCAAAGAAACGCCATCTTGCTCATTCTCAAGCTCGCACTGATTCTGTCATATTAAACAAAAATGATATATCTTTTGTTGATCCCTTAATGGTTTCCAGTCGTCGTTGTTATGGTCCTAATGCAGAAAGTCATTATTTAGATGAATATATACAATTCGAAAGAGACTTTGTAGAATATGCTTCTGATGAGAACGAGGCTGAGAACGAGGTTGAGAACGAGGCTGAGAATGAGGTTGCCAATGATAATGAACATGGTGATGAGTTTGATACGAGAATTCATGAGGATGTCAATGATAATGATCATGGTGATGAACCTCGTGAGAACATTCATGACAATGTCAATGATAATGAAATGGAGATATCTCCGACCAACACTATTCAAGAGGATGCAAATG GTGGTGGTCAATCTACTACAAAGAAGAAAGCTGATAATGAAAAAAGGAGGGGAAGAAACAAGTGTAAAAAGATTGCTAAACTGAAACCTAATGAGAAGCTGCAAATTCAATTCTTTAACAATCGGGCAGTAGGGGATAATCACAATGTGTTTGCCAAACATCTTGGTATTATAGTACGAAATACTAACATGTGTCCGGTCAAAGTGCACAAATGGGCAGATATTGgagacaaagaaaaagaacacatGTGGGCAGCAGTCACG GATTCCTTTACTAATGAAAATATGGAGGCCTACAAGGAGCATGTTTTGGACCATATGAAGGAGTTGTGGAGAAAATGGAGGTCAGACTTGTTAAggtataaaatcattcataagaAACTCACCTTAAAAGCTGCATACAACGCTTCTCCACCTGATGGGCTTAATAAGAGTGAGTGGCAGTGGCTTATTAAGGAGATTTTTTCAAAGCGAGAATTTAAG GAAAGAAGTGCCAGGAACTCTAATAATCGGGCTCAGTATCTTAAAGAGTTAATGCCTCGAACTGGGAGCAAGCCTTTTAGGCAAGTCATTTGGGATGATTTG GGAGGAAATAATGGGAAGAAGCCGAGTTTGGTTGATGTATTCTACTCCACTCGAAAGAAAGGAACTCAGCTTCCAAATGCGGAGACAACGCAAAAATAT GAAGAACTTCGGGAAACAATGGCAAAGGATCCATCACTTTCTCAAGTCGAG GTAGTACAACAAGTTTTTAAATCAAAATCTCGAGATCGGGTTGTAGGTTTTGGAGGAGGAATAAAGCTTAAAGATGTAAGGGGACCACAACCCAGTAGAGTAGAGCTTCAAACTAAATTGAATGCTGCCAACAAACATAATGAAGTTCTTGCAAATCGCGTGGAGGAAGTACAAGCCGAGAACAATGAAATGAAGGAACGTGTTAGCTTGGTTGAGTCTAGAATGAAAATGTTTCAAGATGCATTGGTGTCGCAACTTAATGTTACTATTCCAACTTCACAAGCAGGATCAGAAATGCAAGAATAG